One stretch of Argiope bruennichi chromosome 3, qqArgBrue1.1, whole genome shotgun sequence DNA includes these proteins:
- the LOC129962787 gene encoding uncharacterized protein LOC129962787 has product MYLLSMYIYVSFIYVYLCIFYLLYLSFLFRNYFSYLFLFLNRANYISIFHKMYSSSSIRKFVQLYLL; this is encoded by the exons ATGTATCTTTTATCTATGTATATCTATGTATCTTTTATCTATGTATATCTATGTATCTTTTATCTATTATATCTAT CTTTTttatttcggaattatttttcttatctttttctttttcttaatagaGCTAATTACATTtcgatatttcataaaatgtattcatcTTCTTCAATTAGAAAGTTTGTACAGCTTTACTTGCTTTAG